From Ancylobacter pratisalsi, one genomic window encodes:
- a CDS encoding ABC transporter ATP-binding protein: protein MNPVKPADSAVEIVRVRKDYGGAVGVADVSLTVGRGEFVTLLGPSGCGKSTLLGMIAGFVTPTAGKIIVDGADVTNIEPFRRDIGMVFQSYALFPHMNVFDNVAFGLRMRKLPKAEVEAEVRRVIEMMKLGGMEDRRVRQLSGGQQQRVALARAIVIRPKVLLLDEPLSALDKNLRAQMQFELSDLHRKTGLTTIFVTHDQGEALSLSDRIVVMNRGEVHQVAAPIELYRTPANGFVASFIGEINALPAGRYEIDGEQMALALPGIGRLTAALRPELQFGHGTDVRAFLRPEHVVPAEGTEGANRVTGVVTAHVYQGSHTITRVAVEGIGLLETRVTGADIITTTPVGSTITLTLDLGRAVLLRNG from the coding sequence ATGAACCCAGTCAAGCCGGCCGATTCCGCCGTCGAAATTGTGCGCGTCCGGAAGGATTATGGCGGCGCGGTCGGTGTGGCGGATGTTTCGCTCACCGTTGGTCGGGGCGAGTTCGTCACGCTGCTGGGCCCGTCGGGATGCGGCAAGTCGACTCTTCTCGGCATGATCGCCGGATTTGTGACGCCTACGGCAGGCAAGATTATCGTCGATGGCGCCGATGTCACCAACATCGAGCCGTTCCGTCGCGACATCGGCATGGTCTTCCAGTCCTACGCGCTGTTTCCGCATATGAACGTTTTCGACAACGTCGCGTTCGGGCTGCGCATGCGCAAGTTGCCCAAGGCCGAGGTCGAGGCCGAGGTCCGGCGCGTCATCGAGATGATGAAGCTTGGTGGTATGGAAGACCGGCGGGTGCGTCAGCTTTCCGGCGGGCAGCAGCAGCGTGTGGCGCTCGCCCGCGCCATTGTAATTCGTCCGAAGGTTCTGCTGCTCGACGAACCGCTGTCGGCTCTCGACAAGAATCTGCGTGCGCAGATGCAGTTCGAACTGTCTGATCTGCACCGCAAGACCGGTCTCACGACGATCTTCGTGACCCATGATCAGGGGGAGGCACTGAGTCTTTCCGATCGCATCGTGGTGATGAACCGGGGAGAAGTTCACCAGGTCGCCGCGCCAATCGAGCTGTATCGGACGCCCGCCAATGGGTTCGTCGCCTCCTTCATCGGCGAGATCAACGCGTTGCCGGCCGGACGCTATGAAATCGATGGCGAGCAGATGGCGCTGGCTCTTCCTGGCATCGGCCGATTGACCGCCGCGCTGCGTCCGGAGTTGCAGTTCGGCCATGGCACCGACGTTCGGGCCTTCCTGCGTCCCGAACACGTGGTGCCTGCTGAAGGCACGGAGGGAGCGAACAGGGTCACCGGCGTGGTGACAGCCCATGTGTATCAGGGCTCTCACACCATCACGCGGGTTGCGGTCGAGGGCATTGGTTTGCTCGAGACGCGCGTTACGGGCGCCGACATCATCACAACGACGCCGGTGGGTTCGACGATCACGCTGACCCTAGATCTGGGCCGGGCGGTACTGCTTAGAAACGGCTAG
- a CDS encoding putative bifunctional diguanylate cyclase/phosphodiesterase → MSALESIDDGFALFDAEDRMVLHNRRFLEFFPFLEPLGDLHGLTFYALASVPSGEWNWVDRPEEYVAERVRRHLAATGEPFNIPLEGGGWVQAREHRTAEGWIVSTWTDISVFKSDEKKLLDAIDSLGEGFVLLDSDERILLTNSCIREMFAASDVQLKEGRRLQEILEEAVKDGFFAGNIEDGFVPKLIAQLHKTPAERVEIPLRDGGWMLACHSRMENGCTVGVWTELTAQKKREAELIAMREQLRQQSDALAEFAGLIARQARHDLLTGLPNRFALEERLGQLLRDRTPGNIWIAFIDLDHFKGINDAVGYAAADELLRDVGQFLRTLVRGDDMVARLGGDEFAILLTGLEHEEVLRIARRLNSSAHGRTFMAGGRSFSIGLSIGLARNTAALATESSLLAAADTACYVAKEAGRDRVQLYDLGDPKVNNTQQQLSWAERIQLGLELDRFTLHLQAIVDDRRKVLGYEALIRLVDEEGVRCSPGQFLPAARRLGLMGRIDSWVCRHSIDLAMRLVNRGTRQYISMNVGAHSLADTAFQRNFMDLLDMHPGVEDALRMEITETEEIDDIGQISSYLSDLRSRGMHIYLDDFGNGYNSFEALKRLPVDGIKIDWTVTRDLLQDPIDEALMKAAISIANSLKLELVAEGVELDVQLSKLLELGVHQYQGFFFHRPAEAEAVLS, encoded by the coding sequence ATGTCGGCACTTGAATCAATCGATGATGGCTTCGCCCTGTTCGACGCTGAGGATCGCATGGTCCTTCACAATCGCCGCTTCCTCGAGTTTTTTCCGTTCCTTGAGCCGCTCGGGGACCTTCATGGACTGACATTCTACGCGCTCGCCTCCGTTCCAAGCGGTGAATGGAACTGGGTGGATAGACCGGAGGAGTATGTCGCCGAGAGGGTTCGCCGCCACCTGGCGGCCACCGGCGAGCCATTCAACATTCCCCTTGAGGGAGGTGGATGGGTACAGGCGCGCGAGCACCGCACGGCGGAGGGCTGGATCGTTTCTACCTGGACAGACATTAGCGTCTTCAAGTCGGACGAAAAAAAGCTTCTGGACGCAATAGACAGCTTGGGCGAGGGCTTCGTCCTGTTGGATTCCGATGAGCGTATTCTGCTGACGAACAGCTGTATCCGGGAAATGTTCGCGGCGAGTGACGTCCAGCTCAAGGAGGGTCGCCGACTGCAGGAGATCCTGGAAGAAGCCGTGAAGGACGGCTTCTTCGCTGGCAATATCGAGGACGGCTTCGTTCCCAAACTGATCGCGCAGCTCCATAAAACGCCAGCCGAGCGAGTGGAGATTCCTCTTCGAGATGGAGGATGGATGCTGGCGTGCCATAGCCGTATGGAGAATGGTTGCACGGTCGGCGTGTGGACCGAACTCACCGCACAGAAGAAGCGCGAGGCGGAGCTGATCGCGATGCGTGAGCAGCTTCGCCAGCAAAGCGATGCCCTCGCCGAGTTCGCGGGGTTAATAGCGCGCCAGGCACGCCACGATTTGCTGACTGGCCTGCCAAACCGCTTTGCACTTGAGGAACGACTTGGCCAGCTTCTGCGCGACCGCACCCCAGGCAATATCTGGATAGCGTTTATCGATCTCGACCACTTCAAAGGCATCAATGACGCTGTCGGCTATGCGGCTGCGGATGAGCTGCTGCGGGACGTGGGGCAGTTTCTGCGCACGCTTGTGCGCGGTGACGACATGGTTGCCCGGCTCGGCGGCGACGAATTCGCCATTCTGCTGACGGGCCTCGAACACGAAGAAGTGCTTCGTATCGCGCGGCGGCTCAACAGTTCGGCCCATGGCCGAACCTTCATGGCTGGGGGACGCAGCTTCTCCATAGGGCTCAGCATCGGCCTCGCGCGCAACACCGCCGCCCTCGCCACCGAATCCAGCCTGCTCGCCGCGGCGGACACGGCCTGTTACGTCGCCAAGGAGGCAGGACGCGATCGCGTTCAGCTTTATGATCTCGGCGACCCTAAGGTGAACAACACCCAGCAGCAGCTCAGCTGGGCCGAGCGCATCCAGCTTGGGCTCGAGCTGGATAGGTTCACCCTGCACCTTCAAGCCATCGTCGACGATCGCCGGAAGGTGCTCGGCTATGAGGCCCTGATCCGTCTGGTCGACGAAGAGGGTGTCCGATGCAGCCCCGGCCAGTTCCTTCCAGCCGCGCGCAGGCTGGGCCTCATGGGTCGTATCGACTCCTGGGTGTGCCGCCATTCGATCGACCTCGCCATGCGTTTGGTCAATCGCGGCACGCGCCAGTACATCTCCATGAATGTCGGGGCACATTCCCTCGCTGATACGGCCTTTCAACGCAATTTCATGGATCTTCTGGACATGCATCCGGGCGTTGAAGACGCCCTCCGGATGGAAATTACAGAGACCGAGGAAATCGACGATATTGGGCAGATCAGCTCATATCTCAGCGACCTGAGATCGCGCGGCATGCACATCTACCTGGACGATTTCGGCAATGGCTATAATTCGTTCGAAGCTCTGAAGCGCCTGCCTGTTGATGGCATCAAGATCGACTGGACTGTCACGCGCGACCTGCTTCAGGACCCTATCGACGAGGCCTTGATGAAAGCCGCGATCTCTATCGCCAATTCGCTCAAGCTCGAATTGGTCGCCGAGGGAGTGGAACTCGATGTGCAGTTGTCCAAGCTCCTTGAGCTGGGCGTGCATCAGTACCAGGGGTTTTTCTTCCACCGTCCGGCAGAGGCTGAAGCCGTTCTCAGCTAA
- a CDS encoding SCO family protein, protein MSHRRVLVLLVAFVIGAAVIVTGALALLPGGETSVSTQTTIGGPFELVDQDSQPVSQETFLGEPVLVFFGFTHCPDICPTTLFEMSQLFDALGPDARKVTGLFITVDPERDTPEVMKSYLGSFHPSIQGLSGTSEQVAAVIKAYRAYAKKVPTQDGDYTMDHTAIVYLMGKDGEFIAPFNLKRSPDEAAAELRRYL, encoded by the coding sequence ATGTCGCATCGACGCGTTCTGGTTCTCCTCGTTGCCTTCGTTATCGGTGCCGCCGTGATCGTCACCGGTGCCCTCGCCCTTCTGCCGGGTGGCGAAACAAGTGTCTCGACGCAGACGACGATAGGAGGTCCATTTGAACTTGTGGACCAGGACAGCCAGCCGGTCAGTCAGGAGACTTTCCTCGGCGAGCCGGTGCTGGTGTTCTTCGGATTCACGCATTGCCCGGACATTTGCCCCACAACGCTGTTCGAGATGTCGCAGCTTTTTGATGCGCTTGGGCCCGATGCACGCAAGGTGACCGGTCTTTTCATTACGGTCGACCCGGAGCGGGACACGCCTGAGGTGATGAAGTCCTATCTCGGCAGCTTCCATCCGAGCATCCAGGGGCTGTCCGGCACGTCCGAACAGGTCGCCGCTGTGATCAAGGCCTATCGTGCCTATGCGAAGAAGGTGCCGACTCAGGACGGCGACTACACGATGGATCACACAGCGATCGTTTACCTGATGGGAAAGGATGGCGAATTCATCGCTCCATTCAATCTGAAGCGTTCGCCTGATGAGGCGGCTGCCGAGCTGCGTCGCTACCTCTAG